A genomic stretch from Setaria italica strain Yugu1 chromosome VII, Setaria_italica_v2.0, whole genome shotgun sequence includes:
- the LOC101772512 gene encoding F-box/kelch-repeat protein At5g26960, with the protein MAAESCHPRGLSWFARSCIPADPARHIAVPVPISAASTTTNTASDTEESPISALPDELLLDGATFARALLQLGASSRPDLEVAALPLPPPLLHCVGSSSSAFAHARAVVLGRDVYLIGRGATLRVDALTGAARACAPTLFPRKKFAAAAVGARIYVAGGSARTAAVEEYDPDADAWRVVAEAPRRRYGCAGAGAGGVFYVAGGVAVSGHPGGDGGAPRALEAHACAGSVDALHVASGAWAWSARPRAVPGGGCVVGACGAGDGHLYVVASHAVDLSFWRWSGGGVNRGGDVGRSASGWVALEAPPVPRGSVGLGMAVRVAMAGVGADRVAAVVNVAAVRGHNAAGGALEGFVLVYDIVGGKWSRAPDLPPGFRRAACAAVEC; encoded by the exons cctccaccaccaccaacacaGCCTCCGACACCGAGGAGTCCCCCATCTCCGCGCTCcccgacgagctcctcctcga CGGGGCCACCTTCGCCCGCGCGCTGCTCCAGCTCGGCGCATCCTCCCGCCCCGACCTCGAGGTCGCCGCGCTAcccctgcctccgccgctcctGCATTgcgtgggctcctcctcctcggccttcgcgcacgcgcgcgccgtCGTGTTGGGCCGCGACGTGTACCTCATCGGCCGCGGAGCCACGCTGCGGGTGGACGCGCTcacgggcgcggcgcgcgcgtgcgcgcccACGCTGTTCCCGCGGAAGAagttcgcggcggcggccgtgggcgcGCGGATCTACGTCGCGGGCGGGTCGGCGCGGACCGCGGCGGTCGAGGAGTACGACCCGGACGCCGACGCGTGGCGCGTCGTGGCggaggcgccgcggcggaggtaCGGGtgcgccggcgcgggggccggcggcgtgtTCTACGTCGCCGGCGGGGTGGCGGTGTCCGGGCACCCCGGCGGGGACGGTGGCGCGCCGCGGGCGCTCGAGGCGCACGCGTGCGCCGGGTCGGTGGACGCGCTGCACGTGGCGTCGGGCGCGTGGGCGTGgtcggcgcggccgcgggcggtgcccggcggcggctgcgtcgTGGGCGCCTGCGGCGCCGGGGACGGCCACCTCTACGTGGTGGCGAGCCACGCGGTGGACCTATCCTTCTGGCGgtggagcggcggtggcgtcaACAGGGGTGGTGACGTCGGTAGAAGCGCCAGCGGGTGGGTGGCGCTGGAGGCGCCGCCCGTGCCCCGGGGCTCGGTGGGTCTGGGCATGGCGGTGCGCGTGGCGAtggccggcgtcggcgccgacagggtggcggcggtggtgaacGTGGCCGCCGTGAGGGGCCAcaacgcggcgggcggcgcactTGAAGGGTTCGTACTGGTGTACGACATCGTCGGCGGCAAGTGGAGCCGGGCGCCTGACCTGCCGCCAGGGTTCCGGCGCGCGGCGTGCGCCGCCGTCGAGTGCTGA
- the LOC105913469 gene encoding putative RING-H2 finger protein ATL69: MRAYLRASAIATAPALAPAAVSTPGAAGGVGLGYGIAIAVGVLVLVSTVTLASYLCVLTKAGAAHAATLLAAAAAAPPYAGAAAVVPGLDGGAIDALYPKYLHAVSGQDGDDGPCAICLGEFARGDALRRGPGCGHGFHSCCAERWLRVSATCPVCRDSPVPSPVATPLAEAVPLAAHAR; this comes from the coding sequence ATGCGCGCGTACCTCCGCGCCTCGGCCATCGCCACCGCACCCGCGcttgctcccgccgccgtctccacccCCGGCGCAGCGGGCGGCGTGGGCCTCGGCTACGGCATCGCCATCGCGGTGGGCGTCCTCGTGCTCGTCTCCACCGTCACGCTCGCCTCCTACCTCTGCGTCCTCACCAAGGCCggcgccgcgcacgccgccaccctcctcgccgccgccgccgcggccccacCCTACGCCGGCGCAGCGGCCGTCGTGCCgggcctcgacggcggcgccatcgACGCGCTGTACCCCAAGTACCTGCACGCCGTCTCCGGTCAAGATGGCGACGACGGCCCGTGCGCCATCTGCCTCGGCGAGTTCGCGCGCGGCGACGCGCTGCGGCGCGGTCCGGGGTGCGGCCACGGCTTCCACTCGTGCTGCGCCGAGCGGTGGCTCCGGGTGAGCGCCACCTGCCCCGTGTGCCGCGACTCGCCCgtgccgtcgcccgtcgccaccccgcTCGCGGAGGCCGTGCCCCTCGCCGCGCACGCGCGGTGA
- the LOC101772919 gene encoding atherin-like, which produces MEMAAPGPAIFSRGFRFNPTPLEAATYYLPRLVAGAPLHEAVRPVVNHADVYGCEPGDLARQFCPLPRTGHRFFFTHCKLQQPQRAGKASRATRAAGSGSWHSQSVKDVVDHAGVKFVLCNIYVSPRADQGSAARQESAAFFAPPAPAPAPVVIAHAAAAPKRPAPQSAEPPCPKRMRAAVAPTPPVVQPAGYCTASFAPPLPYPYPYVPHIAASSQPPPPPLPTRLAAPPQSRSSAPTPLQPRSLPKQQAPPPTLSVVRACHMPVEEPARHCQPPQPSVQRKQSTRDPFEAAELGDEAEEERVAAPDPMESPAALVDQDDDWAELEKCMDDAVPTAEGSTVSEDEMDQTKQSTGDPFEAAELRDEAEKESVAAPGPAQDFDMDEFCRSLEGNGDLVRLFEDEDNVLTAEAEEEAAANSEGSTMAEDAPDPSSMEESPAAAQDFDIDEFCKSVQDDIRACELDHFACSFENESFSWEYGMG; this is translated from the exons atggagatggcggcgccggGCCCGGCGATCTTCTCCCGCGGCTTCCGCTTCAACCCGACGCCACTCGAGGCCGCCACCTACTACCTcccccgcctcgtcgccggcgcgccgctgcACGAGGCCGTGCGCCCCGTCGTCAACCATGCCGACGTCTACGGCTGCGAGCCCGGCGACCTCGCCCGCCAGTTCTGCCCGCTGCCCAGGACCGGGCACCGATTCTTCTTCACCCACTGCAAGCTGCAGCAGCCGCAGAGGGCGGGGAAGGCCAGTAGGgccacgcgcgccgccggctccgggTCGTGGCACTCGCAGAGCGTCAAGGACGTCGTGGACCACGCCGGTGTCAAG TTCGTGCTCTGCAACATCTACGTGTCCCCCAGGGCCGATCAAGGCTCCGCGGCGCGCCAAGAATCCGCCGCCTTCTTCGCTCCACCTGCGCCTGCGCCAGCGCCCGTCGTGATCGCGcatgcagcggcggcgcccaaGAGGCCGGCGCCGCAGAGCGCCGAGCCGCCGTGCCCCAAGCGGATGCGGGCTGCCGTCGCCCCGACGCCTCCGGTCGTGCAGCCGGCGGGTTATTGCACGGCGTCCTTCGCCCCACCACTGCCGTACCCGTACCCGTACGTGCCTCACATCGCCGCTTCATctcagcctccgccgccgccacttccgACCCGTCTTGCAGCGCCGCCGCAGAGTCGCTCGTCGGCGCCCACACCACTGCAGCCGCGTTCGCTACCTAAgcagcaggcgccgccgccgactctcTCGGTGGTACGTGCCTGCCACATGCCAGTGGAAGAACCGGCACGTCACTGCCAGCCGCCTCAGCCGTCCGTGCAGAGGAAGCAGAGCACACGTGATCCGTTTGAAGCCGCTGAGCTGGGAGACGAAGCAGAGGAGGAAAGGGTGGCAGCGCCTGATCCCATGGAGTCCCCTGCAGCGCTTGTTGATCAAGATGACGACTGGGCCGAGTTGGAAAAGTGCATGGACGACGCCGTGCCAACAGCCGAGGGCTCGACGGTGAGTGAGGACGAGATGGACCAGACGAAGCAGAGCACGGGCGACCCGTTTGAAGCTGCCGAACTGAGAGACGAAGCAGAGAAGGAAAGTGTCGCAGCGCCTGGTCCGGCACAAGATTTCGACATGGACGAGTTTTGCAGGTCACTAGAAGGAAATGGCGACTTGGTAAGGCTCTTTGAGGATGAAGACAACGTGCTGACAGCCGAagcggaggaggaagcagcTGCCAACTCTGAGGGCTCAACGATGGCTGAAGACGCGCCCGATCCATCGTCCATGGAGGAGTCGCCTGCGGCGGCACAAGATTTCGACATCGACGAGTTTTGCAAGTCAGTACAGGACGACATACGGGCATGCGAGCTGGACCACTTTGCATGCTCTTTCGAGAACGAAAGCTTTTCCTGGGAGTATGGCATGGGTTAG
- the LOC101783049 gene encoding uncharacterized protein LOC101783049: MGWKAAEKLIRHWKILRGDNVMIIRGKDKGETGLIKRVIRSQNRVIVEGKNLVKKHIKQGEGHTGGIFSIEAPLHVSNVQVVDPVTGKPCKVGYKYLEDGTKVRFARGMNASGAAIPRPEILKERRKPRPTSPGPKDTPIELVLEKTYDEKAGVGMPDL, from the exons ATGGGGTGGaaggcggcggagaagctcaTCAGACACTGGAAGATCCTCCGCGGCGACAAC GTGATGATCATCAGAGGCAAGGACAAGGGGGAAACCGGGCTCATCAAGCGGGTCATTCGATCGCAGAATCGTGTTATCGTCGAGGGCAAGAACTTG GTTAAGAAGCACATTAAGCAAGGGGAAGGGCACACAGGTGGTATTTTCTCCATTGAAGCCCCACTTCATGTTTCAAATGTCCAAGTAGTTGATCCTGTCACTGG GAAACCATGTAAGGTTGGATATAAGTATTTGGAAGATGGGACCAAAGTCAGGTTCGCTAGAGGGATGAATGCATCTGGTGCTGCGATCCCCCGGCCCGAAATTCTGAAGGAGAGAAGAAAACCGAGACCTACATCAC CTGGCCCAAAGGATACACCAATTGAGCTTGTGCTGGAGAAGACCTACGATGAGAAAGCTGGGGTTGGTATGCCTGATCTATAA
- the LOC101782637 gene encoding probable sugar phosphate/phosphate translocator At5g25400, whose amino-acid sequence MGAGDDTAPAKAAMEVSSSSMSTSTAPAPSPAPPPSVLRSVLLSYAYVGIWISLSFSVIVYNKYILDPKMYGWPFPISLTMIHMAFCATLAAALVRVLRVVDVPTSPPMTPKLYAASVVPIGALYALSLWFSNSAYIYLSVSFIQMLKALMPVAVYSLAVAFRTDSFRRASMLNMLGISAGVAVAAYGEARFDAFGVTLQLAAVAAEATRLVLIQILLTSRGMSLNPITSLYYIAPCCLAFLTIPWYAVELPRLRAAAASAAGLARPDVFVFGTNSLCAFALNLAVFLLVGKTSALTMNVAGVVKDWLLITFSWTVIKDTVTPINLAGYGIAFLGVAYYNHAKLQGLKAKEAERKAAATAVPKPDDAEAAARLLPEKDGSGGDHKN is encoded by the coding sequence atgggcgccggcgacgacaccGCGCCGGCCAAGGCCGCCATGGAGGTGTCCTCGTCGTCGATGTCGACGTCCACGGCGCCAGCtccttcgccggcgccgccgccgtcggtgctCAGGTCCGTGCTGCTGTCGTACGCGTACGTGGGCATCTGGATCAGCCTGAGCTTCTCGGTGATCGTGTACAACAAGTACATCCTGGACCCCAAGATGTACGGCTGGCCCTTCCCCATCTCGCTCACCATGATCCACATGGCCTTCTGCGCCAccctcgccgcggcgctcgTCCGCGTGCTCCGCGTCGTCGACGtgcccacctcgccgccgaTGACCCCGAAGCTCTACGCCGCCTCCGTCGTCCCCATCGGCGCGCTCTACGCGCTCTCGCTCTGGTTCTCCAACTCCGCCTACATCTACCTCTCCGTCTCCTTCATCCAGATGCTCAAGGCGCTCATGCCCGTCGCCGTCTactccctcgccgtcgccttccGCACCGACTCCTTCCGCCGTGCCTCCATGCTCAACATGCTCGGGATCTCcgcgggcgtcgccgtcgccgcgtaCGGGGAGGCCCGCTTCGACGCGTTCGGCGTCACGCtccagctcgccgccgtcgccgccgaggccacgCGGCTCGTGCTCATCCAGATCCTGCTCACCTCCAGGGGCATGTCCCTCAATCCCATCACCTCGCTCTACTACATCGCGCCCTGCTGCCTCGCCTTCCTCACCATTCCGTGGTACGCCGTCGAGCTGCCCAggctgcgcgccgccgcggcgtcggcggcaggGCTCGCGCGCCCCGACGTGTTCGTGTTCGGGACCAACTCGCTCTGCGCCTTCGCGCTGAACCTAGCCGTGTTCCTGCTGGTGGGGAAGACGTCGGCGCTGACCATGAACGTGGCCGGCGTCGTCAAGGACTGGCTGCTCATCACCTTCTCGTGGACGGTGATCAAGGACACCGTCACGCCCATCAACCTCGCCGGCTACGGCATCGCCTTCCTCGGCGTCGCCTACTACAACCATGCCAAGCTGCAGGGGCTCAAGGCCAAGGAGGCCGAGAGGAAGGCGGCAGCCACAGCGGTACCCAAGCCGGATGACGCGGAGGCAGCCGCGCGCCTGCTGCCGGAGaaggacggcagcggcggtgacCACAAAAACTGA
- the LOC101783446 gene encoding heterogeneous nuclear ribonucleoprotein Q → MPRSTENALRQEDHLEFDDPDEVDEEEVEYEEIEEEVEYEEVEEDEEEEEEKSEVACEVDAKHDSKMVDQKDEEEKEKHAELLALPPHGSEVYVGGISSDVSSEDLKKLFESVGEVVEVRIRGKGDNKLYAFVNFRTKELALKAIQKLNNKDLKGKKIKVSSSQAKNRLFIGNIPKDWTQDDFKNAVEEVGPGVLKVNLPKAPHSDCHKGYGFIEYYNQACAEYARQKMSTPEFKLDTNAPTVNWADTKNSGESASTAKQVKSLYVKNLPKTVTEEQLRTLFEHLGEITKVVLPPAKAGHENRYGFVHFKERYMAIKALKNTERYELDGQLLDCSLAKADKKDDTISVPTAKGGPLLPSYTPLGYGLSGAYNPLGNGLAGAYNPLGNGLAGAYNRLGNGLAGAYNRLGNGLAGAYGVLPAPAAQPILYAPGAPSGSTMIPMVLPDGRLVYVPQAAGQQTVHVASPPSQQGGHRYGGSGGGGSGSGGRRQRGDDRGSTSSNNSRRGRHRPY, encoded by the exons ATGCCAAGGAGTACAGAAAATGCTCTCAGACAAGAAGACCATTTGGAGTTTGATGATCCTGACGAGGTAGATGAAGAGGAAGTTGAGTATGAAGAAATCGAGGAGGAGGTTGAATATGAAGAggtagaggaggatgaggaggaagaggaggaaaaatCTGAAGTTGCGTGTGAAGTTGATGCTAAGCATGACAGTAAAATGGTAGATCAGAAggatgaggaagaaaaagagaaacatGCTGAGCTTcttgctcttcctcctcatggATCTGAAGTGTATGTTGGGGGCATCTCCTCAGATGTATCTTCTGAGGATCTCAAAAAACTTTTTGAGTCGGTTGGAGAAGTTGTGGAA GTGCGAATACGAGGAAAGGGGGATAACAAGCTGTATGCTTTTGTTAATTTCAGAACTAAAGAACTGGCTTTAAAGGCCATCCAAAAGTTGAACAATAAAGACCTAAAG GGAAAGAAGATAAAGGTTTCTTCGTCCCAGGCAAAGAACAGGCTATTTATtgggaatatacccaaagattggaCACAGGATGATTTCAAAAACGCAGTGGAAGAAGTTGGTCCTGGAGTTTTGAAAGTCAATCTCCCGAAG GCACCACATTCAGATTGCCATAAGGGCTATGGCTTTATTGAATACTACAACCAGGCATGTGCAGAGTATGCCAGGCAGAAGATGTCTACCCCAGAATTCAAACTAGATACAAATGCTCCTACTGTCAACTGGGCAGATACTAAGAATAGTGGTGAATCTGCCTCTACTGCGAAGCAG GTTAAATCTCTTTATGTCAAAAACCTGCCCAAGACTGTTACTGAAGAGCAGCTGAGAACGCTGTTTGAGCACCTTGGAGAAATTACCAaagttgttcttcctcctgcaaAAGCTGGTCATGAAAATCGGTACGGTTTTGTTCACTTTAAGGAACGGTACATGGCTATTAAGGCTCTGAAGAACACTGAGagatatgaacttgatg GTCAGCTACTGGATTGTTCACTTGCAAAAGCAGACAAGAAGGATGATACTATATCAGTACCTACTGCAAAAGGAGGTCCATTGCTGCCAAGTTATACCCCACTTGGATATGGACTGTCGGGGGCCTATAATCCACTTGGAAATGGACTGGCAGGCGCTTATAATCCACTTGGAAATGGACTGGCAGGTGCTTATAATCGACTTGGAAATGGATTGGCAGGTGCTTATAATCGACTTGGAAATGGATTGGCTGGTGCTTATGGTGTgcttcctgctcctgctgcacaG CCAATTTTGTATGCTCCAGGTGCTCCTTCAGGTTCAACAATGATCCCAATGGTTCTACCAGATGGCCGTCTTGTATATGT ACCACAGGCTGCAGGGCAGCAAACTGTGCATGTGGCTTCGCCTCCGTCACAGCAAGGTGGTCATCGTTATGGTGGTAGCGGTGGTGGCGGATCCGGCTCCGGTGGAAGGCGGCAGAGAGGAGATGACCGCGGTAGTACTAGTAGCAACAACAGCCGCAGGGGCCGACACCGGCCATACTGA
- the LOC101784392 gene encoding uncharacterized protein LOC101784392: MFLRRLRTSAALRRGAIDGGVLAALRAELAHELPSSAPSVPPPFHCQDAPDFVTVSDAPLAGDLLLRRRADSEEVLVSALLAPLMFEGQEPLPRDLLIKVFVSKLGATPVLHFNCRAFWAEGKAGGADYVINAVRYHSSPGDDGEDKYEGPEFRDLDPRLKAALQEYLVARGIDSKLASSILLHLHQKERTQYLNWLKTMEETFAKDH, translated from the exons ATGTTCCTGCGGCGGCTCAGAACTTCCGCCGCCCTCCGTCGCGGCGCGATTGACGGCGGCGTCCTAGCCGCCCTACGGGCCGAGCTCGCCCATGAGCTTCCCTCATCCGCCCCCTCCGTTCCCCCTCCCTTCCATTGCCAG GACGCACCTGATTTCGTCACCGTATCGGACGCCCCGCTTGCTGGGGACTTGCTCCTGCGCCGCCGGGCCGATTCCGAGGAGGTCCTCGTGTCGGCGCTGCTCGCGCCGCTGATGTTTGAAGGCCAGGAACCCCTGCCCAGGGACTTGCTCATAAAGGTGTTCGTCAGTAAGCTTGGTGCGACGCCGGTTCTGCACTTCAACTGCCGTGCGTTTTGGGCTGAGGGGAAAGCCGGCGGTGCTGACTATGTTATTAACGCCGTCCGGTACCACTCGTCTCCTGGCGACGATGGAGAAGACAAGTATGAAGGCCCGGAGTTCAG AGATTTGGATCCTCGACTAAAGGCTGCATTGCAAGAATATCTGGTAGCAAGAGGCATCGACTCCAAACTGGCAAGCTCAATTCTGCTGCATTTGCATCAGAAGGAGCGCACCCAGTATTTGAATTGGCTGAAGACTATGGAAGAGACATTCGCCAAAGATCATTGA